GTGATGGGGTTGAGCTTTCCCAACCGCATTGGTCTGGCCGCGGGGCTCGACAAGAATGCGGACCATCTCGATGCTTTGGGCGCGTTGGGTTTCGGTTTTGTCGAAGTTGGCACCGTGACGCCACGCGCTCAAGCCGGTAACCCAAGGCCACGGCTATTTCGCGTGCCGGAGCGTGGTGCCATCATCAACCGCATGGGATTCAACAACCTCGGTGTGGACCACCTGGTCGAGCAGGTCAAGGCCAGTCGTTACCGTGGTGTCATCGGCATCAATATCGGCAAGAACCTGACCACGGCTGTCGAGAATGCCGTGGATGACTATCTCTATTGTCTCGAGCGGGTTCATGCGCATGCCCACTATGTGACCGTGAATATTTCCTCACCGAATACCCCGGGGCTGCGTAATCTCCAGTTTGGGGATCACCTGGATGAGCTGCTTGGTAGGTTGCGAGAGGCCGGTAGTCGTCTGGATCAGCGTGCTGGCCGCCGGGTGCCTCTTGCCGTCAAGATCGCTCCAGACATGGACGCCGAGGAAGTCGGGCTGGTGGCGGAATCCCTTCAGAGCAATGGGATTGATGCGGTGATCGCCACCAACACTACCATTTCGCGGGATGCCGTAGCTGGCCTTGAGAATGCCGAGGAGCAGGGCGGGTTGTCTGGATGTCCGGTGCTGGAGCCATCCAACCGGGTCATAGCATTATTGCGCAAGGCCTTGCCGCAAATGCCGATCATTGGTGTTGGCGGTGTCGACAGCGGCCAGACTGCGGTATCCAAGCAGGAGTCAGGGGCTGATCTGGTGCAGCTGTATTCCGGCTTCATTTATCGCGGGCCAGCGCTGGTGGCGGAATGTGCCGAGGCGCTGCGGGCAGCAAAACGCTGACGGTAAGCAGGTAGATGTCATTGACTGGAATTGGCAGTAAAAAGCCCATGGCATGGTAGCCACGGGCTCGTTCGGGACCATCGGGTGATGGTTGTGACGCCTGTTGATAACCAATGTTCAAGTGTCGCGTCACGTCCGGGGGTTAGATCACCATGGGGTTCTTGTGGATTCCGGAGACTCCGGTCAATCCTGACCATTGATCCCCACGACCTTCACGCCAACCGCTCATCC
This Halomonas huangheensis DNA region includes the following protein-coding sequences:
- a CDS encoding quinone-dependent dihydroorotate dehydrogenase; this encodes MYDLARSLLFRLDAEVAHGLSLASLDWIERLRLTSLLVGKPIDNPVEVMGLSFPNRIGLAAGLDKNADHLDALGALGFGFVEVGTVTPRAQAGNPRPRLFRVPERGAIINRMGFNNLGVDHLVEQVKASRYRGVIGINIGKNLTTAVENAVDDYLYCLERVHAHAHYVTVNISSPNTPGLRNLQFGDHLDELLGRLREAGSRLDQRAGRRVPLAVKIAPDMDAEEVGLVAESLQSNGIDAVIATNTTISRDAVAGLENAEEQGGLSGCPVLEPSNRVIALLRKALPQMPIIGVGGVDSGQTAVSKQESGADLVQLYSGFIYRGPALVAECAEALRAAKR